In Reichenbachiella agarivorans, one genomic interval encodes:
- a CDS encoding aminotransferase-like domain-containing protein, producing MLPWKSIITINPNSKRAIYLQLADAFVLEIMNGRIATGSKLPSSRLLAETLTLNRKTILLAYDELMAQGWTEVHPSRGTFVKKDLPVTQPKGLNRKTAVSKPNKSTITANKTYQITEGTPDYRIAPIELLYKTAKSLTKGILAKSVLTGNHFEGEINLRNSLCKYLHETRALNPSIDEIMITRGSQMSIFLALSSILHSGDQVIVGKLNYGSANRTIQHLGGKLVEVDLTPEGLDIEQIEQAVQLHKIKAIYISPHHHYPTTVTMPIEHRLRLLELSIQHDFYILEDDYDFDYHYNGSPILPIASIDQGQRVIYIGSFSKIFAPSIRMGYMYADPNIIDQCRDIRKLIDRRGDPVLEKALSILIEEKEIHRSIKKAVNIYRHRRDLFCHLLKQKLGDEIQFNIPDGGMAIWATFKNIQINDLIKECKKVNLHLDIDTYHETNKCRLGFASMNNQEIAQNLNLFCYAIVQLLKKN from the coding sequence ATGCTACCTTGGAAATCCATAATCACAATCAATCCGAACTCTAAAAGAGCCATCTACCTACAACTGGCAGATGCCTTCGTGCTCGAAATTATGAATGGCAGAATTGCTACTGGTTCCAAATTGCCTAGCAGTCGACTTCTTGCAGAAACCTTGACGCTCAATCGAAAAACCATTCTTTTAGCTTATGATGAACTGATGGCGCAGGGCTGGACAGAAGTTCATCCTTCGAGAGGCACATTCGTCAAAAAAGACCTTCCTGTCACCCAGCCCAAAGGTCTGAATCGGAAAACTGCCGTATCAAAACCTAACAAGTCTACTATCACCGCCAACAAAACCTACCAAATCACTGAAGGCACGCCAGATTACCGCATAGCACCTATAGAGTTGCTTTACAAAACTGCCAAATCACTCACTAAGGGAATATTAGCTAAGTCTGTATTGACGGGCAATCATTTCGAAGGAGAAATCAATCTACGCAACTCGCTGTGCAAATATCTCCACGAAACGCGTGCTCTTAATCCAAGTATCGATGAGATCATGATCACCAGAGGTAGTCAGATGTCTATTTTTCTAGCACTATCTTCGATTCTACATTCGGGAGATCAAGTCATCGTAGGCAAGCTCAACTACGGATCTGCCAACCGAACAATCCAGCACTTGGGTGGCAAGTTGGTTGAAGTAGATCTTACGCCCGAGGGTTTGGACATTGAACAAATAGAACAGGCAGTCCAACTACATAAAATCAAAGCTATCTACATCAGTCCGCACCATCACTACCCTACGACAGTCACCATGCCTATCGAGCATCGATTGAGGTTGCTGGAGTTGTCTATACAGCATGATTTCTACATTTTGGAGGATGATTATGACTTTGACTACCACTACAATGGCTCTCCCATCTTACCCATTGCCAGTATAGACCAAGGTCAGCGGGTCATTTATATTGGGTCGTTTAGCAAGATTTTTGCTCCCTCCATACGAATGGGCTACATGTATGCCGACCCAAACATCATAGATCAATGTCGCGACATCAGAAAACTCATAGACAGACGAGGTGATCCAGTGCTCGAAAAAGCGCTTTCAATCCTGATCGAGGAAAAAGAAATCCATCGATCCATCAAAAAAGCCGTGAACATCTACCGACACAGACGCGACCTCTTTTGCCACCTGCTCAAACAAAAGCTAGGGGATGAGATTCAATTTAACATCCCTGATGGAGGCATGGCAATTTGGGCTACCTTCAAAAACATACAGATCAATGATCTGATCAAAGAATGTAAGAAAGTCAACCTACATCTGGATATTGATACCTATCATGAAACAAACAAGTGCAGACTGGGATTCGCGTCCATGAACAACCAAGAAATTGCGCAAAACCTCAATCTATTTTGTTATGCTATTGTGCAGCTTCTAAAGAAAAATTAA
- a CDS encoding gamma carbonic anhydrase family protein, translating into MTLIRELLGKTPQYGDNCWFAETAVIIGDVTMGDNCSIWYNAVLRGDVNSITIGNNSNIQDNAMIHCTYLKAPTVIGNHVSIGHNAIVHGCTLEDNVLIGMGAIVMDHVVVGAGSIIGAGAVVLENTIIEPGSVYVGNPAKKVKDIGEKGTAEIQRIAGNYLKYSSWYKQ; encoded by the coding sequence ATGACTTTGATCAGAGAGCTTTTAGGAAAGACGCCACAGTATGGCGACAATTGTTGGTTTGCAGAGACTGCTGTCATCATCGGTGACGTCACCATGGGAGACAATTGTAGTATATGGTACAACGCCGTATTGAGAGGAGATGTAAACTCCATCACGATTGGCAATAACTCCAACATACAGGACAATGCCATGATTCACTGTACTTACCTAAAAGCCCCTACTGTGATAGGCAATCATGTCTCGATTGGTCACAATGCTATTGTCCATGGTTGTACGCTAGAGGACAATGTGCTGATCGGAATGGGTGCCATCGTGATGGATCATGTCGTGGTAGGGGCAGGGTCTATCATTGGTGCTGGAGCGGTGGTATTGGAAAACACCATCATCGAGCCAGGATCGGTCTATGTAGGCAACCCAGCTAAGAAGGTCAAAGACATCGGAGAAAAAGGAACTGCCGAGATTCAAAGAATAGCAGGCAATTATTTGAAATACTCAAGTTGGTACAAACAATAA
- a CDS encoding acyl-CoA thioesterase, with product MFEFDPNKKYEKTTKTRSVIRFQDCDPLRHLNNAKYFDYYFNGREDQVPKLYGLQNSEIYRAFDAVWVVYNHQISYLRPAGMGEWVKLLSRIIWYDSHSVLVEYFMINDDETQLKNILWSKLRFVDNQGKSTEHPAKLMEFLSTVSFNDYVDHPIDFDQRLQEVKEEVKNKQIRYY from the coding sequence ATGTTTGAATTCGACCCCAACAAAAAGTACGAAAAGACGACCAAAACAAGGTCTGTGATCCGTTTTCAGGACTGTGATCCACTTCGTCATTTAAACAACGCCAAGTATTTTGATTACTACTTCAACGGCAGAGAAGACCAGGTGCCCAAACTATATGGTCTGCAAAATTCGGAGATTTATCGCGCTTTTGATGCGGTATGGGTCGTGTACAATCACCAAATATCTTACTTGAGACCTGCTGGCATGGGAGAGTGGGTCAAATTGTTGTCTCGTATCATTTGGTACGATAGCCACTCCGTATTGGTAGAGTATTTTATGATCAATGATGACGAGACGCAGCTCAAAAATATCCTCTGGAGCAAACTTCGTTTTGTGGATAACCAAGGGAAATCCACGGAGCATCCTGCCAAGCTGATGGAGTTTCTCTCTACGGTTTCTTTCAATGACTATGTCGATCATCCGATTGATTTTGATCAACGTCTGCAAGAAGTCAAAGAGGAGGTAAAAAATAAGCAGATTAGGTACTACTAA
- the argB gene encoding acetylglutamate kinase has product MESLTVVKIGGKVINEEAELEIFLKKFAALKGNKVLVHGGGNIASVVQNKMGIPPVMVEGRRITDADTIEIVSMVFSGLNKKIVAKLQSLGIQSLGLSGADANLIQSKKRSVTTIDYGYVGDVEKVNTSFLKSLFDLEVVPVVCALTHDNQGQLLNTNADTIASELARGVADHYQVDLVYCFEQPGVLSDFENKVVIPEITPESYAKYKAEGVIVDGMIPKLDNAFDAISAGVDTVKICHFEALDKIQSSDYPGTKLCLK; this is encoded by the coding sequence ATGGAGTCTTTGACAGTCGTCAAAATAGGAGGGAAAGTCATCAATGAAGAGGCTGAACTGGAGATCTTTTTGAAGAAATTTGCGGCACTGAAAGGTAACAAAGTATTGGTACATGGAGGTGGTAACATCGCCTCTGTCGTACAAAACAAAATGGGCATACCTCCTGTGATGGTAGAGGGTAGAAGGATCACTGATGCAGATACCATTGAGATTGTCTCTATGGTATTTAGTGGCTTAAATAAAAAGATAGTTGCAAAGCTACAATCTCTTGGGATTCAGTCACTTGGTTTGTCTGGCGCAGATGCAAATCTTATTCAGTCCAAAAAGCGAAGTGTTACTACAATAGATTATGGATATGTTGGTGATGTTGAGAAAGTTAATACTTCCTTTTTAAAGTCATTATTCGATCTTGAGGTCGTGCCAGTCGTATGTGCTTTGACACACGACAACCAAGGGCAGCTATTGAATACCAACGCAGATACCATTGCTTCTGAACTAGCACGAGGGGTGGCGGATCACTATCAGGTGGACTTGGTGTATTGTTTCGAACAGCCAGGTGTATTGAGTGATTTTGAAAACAAGGTTGTCATCCCTGAGATTACTCCAGAGAGCTATGCCAAGTATAAGGCAGAGGGAGTAATTGTTGACGGCATGATCCCGAAATTGGACAATGCATTTGATGCGATCAGTGCTGGTGTGGATACTGTGAAAATCTGCCACTTTGAAGCACTCGACAAGATACAATCAAGCGACTATCCAGGAACCAAATTATGCTTGAAATAG
- the argH gene encoding argininosuccinate lyase, translated as MKLWDKGNTEVSKDIENYTVGRDRELDLLLASFDVYGSMAHTIMLESIGLLTTPELAEVQVELKEILKVIAAGDFVIEEGIEDVHSQVELMLTRKLGDTGKKIHSGRSRNDQVLVDLRLFIRHEIKTIAELVTELFETLNNLSKQHKDILIPGYTHLQVAMPSSFGLWFGAYAESLTDDLHLLQAAYKVTNQNPLGSGAGYGSSFPLDRQMTTDLLGFDDLSYNVVYAQMSRGKVEKTVAFAMNSIASTLSRMSMDICLYNSQNFGFLELPAEMTTGSSIMPHKKNPDVFELIRAKMNKLQALSTEISLITTNLPSGYHRDMQTIKETFLPAFYELKSTLEIAIFAMKNIKVKDGIVQDEKYKDLFSVEEVNRLVLQGVPFRDAYIQVGKAIQEGSDKLSKEVNHTHLGSIGNPANDQVEAKLKAVLAGFGFEKAEEALKKLVG; from the coding sequence ATGAAACTTTGGGACAAAGGCAATACAGAAGTATCTAAGGACATAGAAAACTACACCGTCGGACGAGACAGGGAACTGGACTTGCTCTTAGCATCCTTTGATGTCTATGGATCGATGGCGCACACCATCATGCTCGAAAGCATTGGATTGCTCACCACACCTGAATTGGCAGAGGTACAAGTTGAACTCAAGGAGATACTAAAAGTGATCGCAGCAGGTGATTTTGTCATCGAAGAAGGGATCGAAGATGTACACTCACAAGTGGAATTGATGCTGACCCGCAAACTGGGAGATACTGGCAAGAAAATCCATAGCGGACGCTCTCGCAATGACCAAGTTTTGGTTGATCTGCGTCTATTCATCCGACACGAAATCAAAACGATTGCCGAGCTGGTCACAGAGCTATTCGAAACCCTCAACAACCTGAGCAAGCAACACAAAGATATTTTGATCCCTGGTTATACACATTTGCAAGTAGCCATGCCATCTTCTTTTGGCTTGTGGTTTGGTGCCTATGCGGAAAGTTTGACAGATGATTTGCACCTGTTGCAAGCAGCGTACAAAGTGACGAATCAGAACCCCTTAGGTTCTGGTGCAGGCTATGGTTCGTCCTTTCCTTTGGATAGACAAATGACAACTGACCTGTTGGGCTTTGATGACCTGAGCTACAATGTCGTCTATGCACAGATGAGCAGAGGCAAGGTCGAGAAGACCGTCGCTTTCGCCATGAACAGCATCGCATCGACGCTTTCTCGTATGAGCATGGATATATGCCTGTACAATTCTCAGAACTTCGGTTTTCTAGAGTTGCCAGCCGAGATGACCACAGGATCGAGCATCATGCCGCACAAGAAAAATCCAGACGTGTTTGAGCTAATCCGTGCCAAGATGAACAAGCTGCAGGCACTGAGCACTGAGATCAGTCTGATCACGACCAATTTGCCGTCTGGTTACCATAGAGACATGCAGACGATCAAGGAGACTTTTCTACCTGCATTTTACGAACTGAAGTCAACCCTAGAGATAGCGATCTTTGCGATGAAGAACATCAAGGTGAAAGACGGGATCGTTCAGGATGAGAAGTACAAGGATTTGTTTAGTGTAGAAGAGGTGAACAGATTGGTGCTGCAAGGCGTGCCATTCAGAGATGCTTACATCCAAGTCGGCAAGGCGATCCAAGAAGGCTCAGACAAGCTCTCCAAGGAAGTGAATCACACCCATCTTGGCAGCATAGGTAATCCAGCTAATGATCAAGTAGAAGCGAAACTAAAAGCCGTGTTGGCTGGCTTTGGATTTGAGAAGGCAGAAGAGGCTTTGAAGAAGTTGGTGGGGTAG
- a CDS encoding DinB family protein produces the protein MNIAKPNAAEYNAFYQGYVDEVIQEGDIMQYLKTQRDEVVRFYEGLSQDKIEYAYEEGKWTMKQMLRHLIDAERVFGYRAMAIARGDKTQLPGFSEDDYVVYADDTANTIQDLITEFIQVRNANMSMIQNLNAASLARVGSANGSDTSARAIVYIVAGHLAHHLMILKERYL, from the coding sequence ATGAACATAGCAAAACCCAATGCAGCTGAATACAATGCCTTTTATCAAGGCTATGTGGATGAGGTAATCCAAGAAGGGGACATCATGCAATATCTCAAAACGCAGAGAGATGAAGTAGTGAGGTTCTATGAGGGTTTGTCTCAGGATAAGATCGAGTATGCGTACGAAGAAGGTAAATGGACGATGAAACAAATGCTCAGACATCTTATAGATGCAGAGAGGGTATTTGGCTACCGTGCCATGGCCATTGCCAGAGGAGACAAGACGCAATTGCCAGGGTTTAGTGAGGATGATTATGTGGTGTATGCTGATGATACGGCCAATACGATTCAGGATTTGATCACCGAGTTTATTCAGGTCAGAAATGCCAACATGAGCATGATTCAGAATCTCAATGCTGCTAGTTTAGCGAGGGTAGGTTCTGCCAATGGATCAGATACATCAGCACGTGCCATCGTCTACATTGTCGCTGGGCATTTGGCACATCATTTAATGATTTTAAAAGAGAGGTACTTATAG
- a CDS encoding M20 family metallo-hydrolase: MLEIDSSYHNNTREAVALLSAMIETESLSREEENVAKLVRKFLENKGVAVHQKRNNLWAKSKTFSKHKPTILLNSHIDTVKPAKSYTLDPFKAQIIEGRLHGLGSNDAGGPLVSLIMTFLHFHELSDLPYNLILAVTAEEEISGINGIASIISELGKIDLAIVGEPTLMDMAIAEKGLIVIDCEAKGVSGHAAREEGVNAIYKALTEIEKLKNYQFEKESAYLGPIKKTVTLIEAGTQHNVVPDSCRFVLDVRTTDAYTNQEVVEILEREIDVIFNPRSLRLNSSGISPEHPIVLRGESLGMKKYGSPTLSDQALMPFKSIKIGPGDSARSHTADEYIYVDEIEKGIQLYIQLLDGLVI; encoded by the coding sequence ATGCTTGAAATAGATTCGTCATATCATAACAATACCCGTGAAGCGGTAGCGCTTTTATCGGCGATGATTGAGACAGAATCTCTGAGTCGAGAAGAAGAAAATGTGGCTAAACTAGTTCGAAAGTTTCTAGAAAATAAGGGTGTAGCGGTGCATCAAAAAAGAAACAATCTTTGGGCAAAATCAAAGACGTTTTCCAAGCACAAACCCACCATACTTTTGAACTCCCACATAGACACGGTCAAGCCTGCCAAGTCTTATACTTTGGATCCGTTCAAGGCACAAATCATTGAGGGTAGATTGCACGGTTTGGGTAGTAATGATGCAGGCGGACCTTTGGTCTCCTTGATCATGACTTTCCTGCATTTTCATGAACTGAGTGATCTACCATATAATTTGATTTTGGCAGTCACTGCCGAAGAAGAAATATCAGGGATCAATGGAATCGCTTCGATCATCTCCGAACTGGGAAAGATCGATTTGGCGATCGTGGGCGAACCGACCCTGATGGATATGGCGATTGCTGAAAAGGGGCTGATCGTGATTGACTGTGAAGCCAAAGGCGTGAGTGGTCATGCTGCCAGAGAAGAAGGAGTCAATGCGATCTACAAAGCATTGACGGAAATTGAGAAATTGAAAAACTACCAGTTCGAGAAGGAGTCAGCTTACCTAGGACCAATCAAGAAAACAGTCACTCTGATAGAAGCAGGCACCCAGCACAACGTAGTACCTGACTCCTGCAGGTTTGTCTTGGATGTACGTACCACAGATGCTTACACCAATCAAGAAGTAGTCGAAATTTTAGAGCGGGAAATTGATGTCATATTCAATCCAAGATCCTTGCGTTTGAATTCTTCGGGTATTTCTCCCGAGCATCCTATCGTGCTGAGAGGAGAAAGCTTGGGGATGAAAAAATATGGTTCGCCTACTTTGTCAGATCAGGCTTTGATGCCTTTCAAATCGATCAAGATAGGGCCAGGAGATTCGGCGCGTTCTCATACTGCTGATGAGTATATCTATGTGGATGAGATCGAAAAGGGAATCCAATTGTATATCCAGTTGTTGGATGGGTTGGTGATATAG
- a CDS encoding metallophosphoesterase, translating to MPRKLAIADIHGCTQSFKHLVEDVVALQSDDTLYLLGDYVDRGLDSKGTIDYIEELRRNYTIKALMGNHDLMMKNALEGGPKYDHWFKAGGEETLHSFGTTDIKKIPDCYFDFIDTLDLFYETENAFLVHAGFNFDVPFRDDTEAMLWTRNERVDLQQTHGKKVIHGHTPKAVMQIIDDIRLGADNICIDAGCVFDSKDGVPMGHLTCLDLDTMVLQFVGRIED from the coding sequence ATGCCTAGAAAACTAGCTATCGCCGATATACATGGATGTACACAGAGTTTCAAGCATCTGGTAGAAGATGTAGTGGCACTCCAAAGTGATGACACCTTGTATCTACTGGGTGACTATGTAGACAGAGGGTTGGATTCAAAAGGAACTATCGACTACATAGAAGAGTTGCGACGAAACTACACAATCAAAGCTTTGATGGGTAATCATGACCTGATGATGAAAAATGCCCTTGAGGGTGGGCCAAAATACGACCATTGGTTCAAGGCTGGTGGCGAAGAGACCTTGCATAGTTTTGGCACTACCGATATCAAAAAAATCCCAGACTGTTACTTTGATTTCATCGATACCTTGGATCTTTTTTATGAAACAGAAAACGCTTTTTTGGTTCATGCTGGCTTCAACTTTGACGTACCATTTAGAGACGATACAGAAGCGATGCTATGGACTAGAAATGAGCGAGTTGACCTACAACAGACCCATGGCAAAAAGGTAATTCACGGACATACACCCAAAGCTGTCATGCAGATCATCGATGATATTCGGTTGGGCGCAGACAACATCTGCATTGATGCGGGCTGTGTGTTTGATAGCAAGGACGGTGTACCAATGGGACATTTAACCTGTCTTGATTTAGACACCATGGTGTTGCAGTTTGTAGGACGTATAGAAGACTAA
- a CDS encoding pyridoxamine 5'-phosphate oxidase family protein, translating to MSEFAKESRNKIVRGAKRGTYDKKAIYEILDAGFLCHISFVMNDAPFMIPTAYARQGDKLYIHGSVKSRTIQETKKGTPICFCVTHLDGLVLARSAFHHSVNYRSAIIYGTAHEVVSDEDKNEALRLITENFLEGRWNEVRQPNQKELDITSVLEIDIESASAKIRTGDPVDDQEDYDLDIWAGQLPIKRIYDKPVADQLLKEGIEGSKAAHLAWEKSKQ from the coding sequence ATGTCAGAGTTTGCCAAAGAATCAAGAAATAAAATAGTCAGAGGAGCCAAAAGAGGAACTTATGACAAGAAGGCCATCTATGAGATCCTAGATGCTGGTTTTTTGTGTCATATCAGTTTTGTGATGAATGACGCACCATTTATGATCCCAACTGCCTATGCCCGCCAAGGGGATAAGTTGTACATCCATGGTTCGGTCAAGAGCCGCACCATACAAGAAACCAAGAAAGGAACGCCGATTTGTTTTTGTGTCACGCATTTGGATGGTTTGGTGCTGGCGCGATCTGCTTTTCATCACTCAGTCAATTATAGATCCGCCATCATCTATGGTACTGCACACGAAGTAGTCAGTGATGAGGACAAAAACGAAGCATTGAGACTCATTACTGAGAATTTTCTAGAAGGGAGATGGAATGAAGTGAGACAGCCCAATCAGAAAGAGCTTGATATTACCTCGGTGCTGGAGATAGATATCGAGTCAGCATCCGCCAAAATCAGAACCGGCGACCCAGTAGATGACCAAGAAGACTATGATTTGGATATTTGGGCTGGACAATTGCCGATCAAGCGAATTTATGACAAGCCAGTAGCTGATCAATTGTTGAAGGAAGGAATTGAAGGAAGTAAGGCCGCACACCTTGCATGGGAAAAGTCAAAACAATAG
- a CDS encoding sensor histidine kinase — protein MDSVKHNDLLQKQIKKYTKGYPIPTELMPLLDNISETYDNFERDQELIERVMNVSSEELLDANQELKKINEEMDRFVYSTSHDLRAPLLSILGLLNIIEKENKQYDIQGYLKLLRDSTVNLDKFISDIIDYSRNSRLDVEKKEVDIAEIINESFKHLNYLPGCSTLLKLVNIDAKEKFYCDQRRLTIIFNNLISNAIKYQNTNISDSFVNIEAVIDEKQMKVEIEDNGIGIEQTYLQKIFDMFYRASPDSKGSGLGLYIVKEAIQKLEGQISVDSTFGMGTKFTIIIPNLERH, from the coding sequence ATGGATTCCGTAAAACATAACGACCTACTACAGAAGCAAATCAAAAAATACACCAAGGGGTATCCCATACCTACTGAATTGATGCCTCTGCTAGACAACATCAGCGAAACCTACGACAACTTTGAGCGAGACCAAGAACTCATCGAGCGCGTCATGAATGTGAGCTCGGAAGAGTTGCTGGATGCCAACCAAGAACTAAAAAAAATCAATGAAGAAATGGATCGTTTCGTATACAGCACCTCTCACGATCTGCGGGCTCCCCTCCTCTCTATTTTGGGATTGCTCAACATCATTGAAAAAGAAAACAAACAGTATGATATACAAGGCTATCTCAAACTACTCAGAGATAGTACGGTCAATCTAGACAAGTTCATCAGTGATATCATCGACTATTCTAGAAACTCTAGATTGGATGTAGAAAAGAAAGAAGTAGATATCGCTGAGATCATCAATGAGTCGTTTAAGCACCTCAATTATCTACCAGGCTGCTCAACCTTGCTCAAATTGGTCAACATAGATGCCAAGGAAAAGTTCTACTGCGACCAGCGTAGACTCACCATCATTTTCAACAACCTCATCTCCAACGCCATCAAATACCAAAACACCAACATCTCAGATAGTTTTGTCAACATAGAGGCCGTCATTGATGAAAAGCAAATGAAAGTTGAAATAGAAGACAATGGAATAGGAATCGAACAAACCTACCTGCAAAAAATATTCGACATGTTTTACAGAGCAAGTCCAGACTCCAAAGGCTCGGGTTTGGGATTGTACATTGTCAAGGAAGCCATCCAGAAGCTGGAAGGTCAAATCTCCGTAGACTCCACTTTTGGCATGGGAACCAAGTTTACCATCATCATTCCTAACTTGGAGAGACACTGA
- a CDS encoding FIST signal transduction protein, whose protein sequence is MIVEQIKWSEQDHWQYVADKNLGERANLVFAFGPIDLIRHAERYAELKTRYPHADIITCSTNGEILNHTISDNYIIVSAILFEKTVVQALQVDIQDVKDSFDAGTHLSADLDKDLISNLIIIGDYQKINGSDLLTGIHINLSEHVPITGGMTGTRNSSVQSLIGLNGPPKEGRVIGIGFSGEDLQVVHSLDSAWSSFGAEKTITKATDNRVYEIDHKSASHFYTQYLNGLVDDVVQDSIFYPLGIKKKGGSKRIVRGVIAFHEDESISYAGNFNEGDSIRMMKTNISSLIRSSETAAELVLNKLNYENPDFVLIFNCVGRRNVLKDWTLDEVECVNSKFGSKTPMIGFYSHGEISPCTPQTKSELHNQSVVITAFREA, encoded by the coding sequence ATGATAGTAGAGCAAATCAAGTGGTCTGAACAAGATCACTGGCAGTATGTAGCAGATAAAAACCTTGGAGAACGTGCCAATCTCGTTTTCGCCTTTGGTCCAATCGACTTGATTAGACATGCAGAAAGATATGCTGAACTCAAGACACGTTACCCACATGCTGACATTATCACTTGCTCTACCAATGGTGAGATACTCAACCATACCATTTCGGACAACTACATTATTGTTTCTGCTATTTTGTTTGAAAAGACAGTCGTACAAGCGCTACAGGTAGACATCCAAGATGTAAAGGACAGTTTTGATGCAGGCACACACCTCTCAGCTGATTTGGACAAAGATTTAATTTCCAACCTAATCATCATCGGAGATTATCAAAAAATCAATGGATCCGATCTACTCACTGGGATACACATCAATCTATCAGAACATGTACCCATCACGGGAGGCATGACAGGTACACGCAACTCTTCCGTCCAATCACTGATAGGACTCAACGGTCCTCCCAAAGAAGGCAGAGTCATAGGGATAGGATTCAGTGGAGAAGACCTGCAAGTCGTGCATAGCTTGGATAGTGCTTGGTCTTCTTTTGGTGCAGAAAAAACCATCACCAAAGCCACAGACAACCGTGTCTATGAAATAGACCATAAAAGTGCCAGTCATTTTTATACCCAATACCTCAATGGCCTAGTTGATGATGTAGTCCAAGACAGCATCTTTTATCCATTAGGAATCAAAAAGAAGGGTGGATCCAAACGAATCGTCCGTGGTGTAATAGCCTTCCACGAAGATGAATCGATCAGCTATGCTGGTAACTTCAATGAAGGCGACAGCATCCGCATGATGAAGACCAACATATCATCACTGATTCGATCTTCAGAAACAGCAGCTGAATTGGTTTTGAACAAGTTGAATTATGAAAACCCTGACTTTGTACTGATATTTAATTGTGTAGGTAGACGAAATGTTTTGAAAGATTGGACTCTCGATGAAGTAGAATGTGTAAATTCGAAATTTGGGAGTAAAACTCCCATGATAGGATTCTATTCGCACGGAGAAATATCACCATGCACACCCCAAACAAAAAGTGAGTTACACAATCAAAGTGTAGTTATTACAGCATTTAGAGAAGCCTAA
- a CDS encoding CBS domain-containing protein, with product MVKNYRGVQEVKPVVIETQAISVKDYMSTRLITFDPEQSIMEVVDQLLTHRISGAPVVNHMGELVGVISEGDCLKEVVKGKYHNLPILGGKVKDHMASNVIRIHPDTNILEAAKMFLEMKIRRFPVQDDHGRLIGQISQKDVMRAVKNLKSENWH from the coding sequence ATGGTTAAGAACTATCGAGGTGTACAAGAGGTAAAACCTGTTGTCATCGAAACCCAAGCTATTTCGGTCAAGGACTATATGTCCACCAGACTGATAACCTTCGATCCCGAGCAATCTATCATGGAGGTAGTAGATCAATTGTTAACTCATCGCATATCGGGAGCACCAGTGGTCAATCACATGGGCGAACTGGTCGGTGTGATCTCAGAGGGCGATTGCCTCAAAGAAGTCGTCAAAGGCAAATACCACAATCTGCCGATTTTGGGAGGTAAGGTCAAGGATCACATGGCTAGCAATGTGATCAGGATTCATCCCGATACCAATATACTTGAAGCGGCCAAGATGTTTTTGGAGATGAAGATTCGGAGATTCCCTGTGCAAGATGATCATGGCAGGCTGATCGGTCAGATCAGTCAAAAGGACGTCATGCGGGCGGTAAAGAATTTGAAAAGCGAAAATTGGCACTAG